TTGTGAAGAATAAATAGATTATAAGTGATGAAGTAGAGCAAAAAATTCAAtcgaaaaattaaaatttaatctTTGTTTTACAAACTGTAATACAAGTTTAAGCTTAACGGATCGTTCAAATTCCAATTACAAATTAAGTTTCAAGTGCTGTTTTCAATTTCATTTTAATAGAATTCTAATTCTTACTAAGACCCTAGCGGTAGAGGTAAAGTTTGCCCTGCCATACTTTTATAAAACCTTAGGGTATACAGTGTGGGCTCATCTAACCGAAGGAGATATATTGAACGTCAACATGAGGAGGggcatgagacactcatggcgGATTATTTTGTCGAAGACACGAAGTACAACGAAGATATCTTTCGGCATAGGTTCCGTATGTCGAAacgtttgtttctaaaaattgtGACCGACGTGGAAGTGAACGACCCGTGGTTTGAAGAGGCCCCCGATGCGCGAGGTAGGAAGGGCTTTACGCCGTTTCAAAAGGTGACATCGACTATTAAACAGCTCGCAACTGGTAACACTCCAGACGAGAACGACGAGTACTTGCATATGGCCGAAAGAACTTCCCGCGAGTGCCTAGAATATTTTTGCGACACGGTTTGCAAAATATACGCTCCCGAGTTCTTACGTAGACCGACAAGCCACGACATGGCACTTTTTCTACCAAGCTCATGAAGAAAAACATCACTTTCCAGGTATGTTCGGTAGCCTTGATTGCACCCATTTCGTTTGGCAATTTTGTCCGACAGAGTATCGAGGCCAATATATGCGAGGAGATCACCAATACCCGACTGTTATGCTCGAAGCGGTTGCTTCTCAAGACTTATGGTTTTGGCATGCTTTTGCCGGTCCACCGGGTTCTCAAAACGATATCAATGTGCTGCAACAATCTCCGTCATTTTTAACGGAACGAAATGGAACCGCGCCAAAATGtccattttacgttaaaaacCATTTATACAAAGGTGGTTATTTGCTCGCGGATGGAATCTACCATTCGTGGTCCATGTTTGTGAAGTCGATCCCTTACCCTCACGAAGTAGACCAAAAGAAATTCAAGAGGCAACATGAGGCGGCAAGAAAAGACGTCGAACGGGTTTTTGGTGTTTTGAAGGCGAAATGGGGTGTA
The Helianthus annuus cultivar XRQ/B chromosome 6, HanXRQr2.0-SUNRISE, whole genome shotgun sequence genome window above contains:
- the LOC110944364 gene encoding uncharacterized protein LOC110944364, which codes for MADYFVEDTKYNEDIFRHRFRMSKRLFLKIVTDVEVNDPWFEEAPDARGRKGFTPFQKVTSTIKQLATGNTPDENDEYLHMAERTSRECLEYFCDTVCKIYAPEFLRRPTSHDMALFLPSS